Proteins from a single region of Desulfolutivibrio sulfoxidireducens:
- the budA gene encoding acetolactate decarboxylase, which translates to MNIEKSMRHAVPAAFLALTLCFLAGCATQKNVLFQVATIDSLAAGAMDGGVDIRELARHGDTGLGTVDGLDGEMVVVDGVFYRVGYDGAVSVIDPATRSPFAMVVFFRPDREVAIPAGADLARVVEALDAALPTKNLFYAVRLTGTFDHLTVRSVPAQRRPYPPLAKAVAEQSVFELQGVVGTVAGFRCPANVGGLNVPGWHFHFMSEKDASGRRSGGHVLAARVGEVAARVADLRRVELVLPAGGDFDAAPEAAKSTGGRVAGE; encoded by the coding sequence GTGAACATCGAAAAAAGCATGCGCCACGCCGTCCCGGCCGCATTCCTGGCCCTGACCCTCTGTTTTTTGGCCGGGTGCGCGACCCAAAAAAACGTTCTTTTCCAGGTCGCCACCATCGACTCCCTGGCCGCCGGGGCCATGGACGGCGGGGTGGACATCCGGGAACTGGCCCGGCACGGGGATACCGGACTTGGCACCGTGGACGGCCTGGACGGGGAGATGGTGGTGGTGGACGGGGTGTTTTACCGGGTCGGCTACGACGGCGCGGTCTCGGTCATCGATCCGGCCACCCGCTCGCCCTTCGCCATGGTGGTCTTTTTTCGCCCCGACCGCGAGGTGGCGATTCCCGCCGGGGCCGATCTGGCCCGGGTGGTCGAGGCCCTGGACGCGGCCCTGCCCACCAAAAACCTGTTCTACGCCGTGCGCCTGACCGGGACCTTCGACCATCTCACAGTCCGCAGCGTCCCGGCCCAGAGGCGTCCCTATCCGCCCCTGGCCAAGGCCGTGGCCGAGCAGAGCGTGTTTGAGCTTCAGGGCGTGGTCGGGACCGTGGCGGGATTTCGCTGCCCGGCCAACGTGGGGGGGCTGAACGTGCCAGGCTGGCACTTCCATTTCATGTCGGAAAAAGACGCCTCGGGCCGGCGTTCGGGCGGGCATGTCCTGGCCGCGCGGGTCGGGGAGGTCGCGGCCCGGGTGGCGGACCTGCGCCGGGTGGAACTGGTTTTGCCGGCGGGCGGGGATTTCGACGCCGCGCCCGAGGCCGCGAAGAGCACGGGCGGGCGCGTGGCCGGGGAATAG
- a CDS encoding ABC transporter ATP-binding protein, with protein MNHSLIEIKALRKSFQGHEVLRGVDLTVPEGGITLIIGKSGEGKSVLLKHIVGLLQPDSGEVLFQGRPLTRMRRSERGVLARSMSFMFQNMALFDSLTVFENIALPLREKTRLPERDIAARVMEIVDHLELGPVRDKYPSQISGGMQKRVALARALVNEPKVVLFDEPTTGLDPIRKNAVLSLIAQSRKTFGFTALMVSHDIPDVFRIAAKVAMLDAGRIVFTGTPEETLASEMPVVARFLAGEEDPPADMEEAS; from the coding sequence ATGAACCACTCGCTCATAGAGATAAAGGCCCTGCGCAAGTCCTTCCAGGGCCACGAGGTGCTTCGCGGCGTCGATCTGACCGTTCCCGAGGGGGGCATCACCCTGATCATCGGCAAGAGCGGCGAGGGCAAAAGCGTCCTGCTCAAGCACATCGTGGGGCTTTTGCAGCCCGACTCCGGGGAGGTCCTGTTCCAGGGGCGCCCGCTCACGCGCATGCGCCGCTCGGAACGGGGCGTTCTGGCCCGGTCCATGAGCTTCATGTTCCAGAACATGGCCCTGTTCGATTCCCTGACCGTGTTCGAGAACATCGCCCTGCCGCTTCGCGAAAAGACCAGATTGCCGGAAAGGGACATCGCGGCCCGGGTCATGGAAATAGTCGACCACCTGGAGCTTGGGCCGGTCCGGGACAAATATCCCTCGCAGATCTCGGGCGGCATGCAAAAACGGGTGGCCCTGGCCAGGGCCCTGGTCAACGAGCCCAAGGTCGTGCTCTTCGACGAGCCGACCACCGGACTCGATCCCATCCGCAAAAACGCCGTGCTCTCGCTTATCGCCCAGTCCAGGAAGACCTTCGGATTTACGGCGCTGATGGTCAGCCACGACATCCCGGACGTGTTTCGCATCGCGGCCAAGGTGGCCATGCTCGACGCCGGCCGCATCGTCTTCACCGGCACCCCCGAGGAGACCCTGGCCTCGGAAATGCCGGTCGTGGCCCGCTTCCTGGCCGGAGAGGAAGACCCGCCCGCGGATATGGAGGAGGCCTCGTGA
- a CDS encoding isoamylase early set domain-containing protein gives MSLHKKYLKSKPVCKVTFTVDKDLAKEAGKVFLAGEFNGWATEATPMKKQKNGNFSVTLDLETGREYQYRYFLGDGQWLSDPAADKSAFSPFGDCDNSVVEL, from the coding sequence ATGTCGCTTCATAAGAAATACCTCAAGAGCAAGCCGGTGTGCAAGGTGACCTTCACTGTGGACAAGGACCTGGCCAAGGAAGCCGGAAAGGTGTTTCTGGCCGGTGAGTTCAACGGCTGGGCGACCGAGGCCACGCCCATGAAAAAACAGAAAAACGGCAACTTCTCCGTCACCCTGGACCTGGAGACGGGCCGGGAATACCAGTATCGTTATTTCCTGGGCGACGGACAGTGGCTCAGCGATCCGGCGGCCGACAAATCCGCCTTCAGCCCCTTTGGCGACTGCGACAACTCCGTGGTGGAACTCTAG
- a CDS encoding PLP-dependent aminotransferase family protein produces MEKTPTTWTFAKRMANVRRSFIREILKVTGDPSIISFAGGLPHPGLFPTRALAEAARAVIADSGSASLQYSTTEGDPALREWIAGRYATRFGLEVDPDAILVTTGSQQALDLASKVLLDPGDPVLVERPGYIGAIQAFSLYQAAFSSVALDDAGPDPAGLEAALAHGGPRLFYAVPNFQNPSGVTWSGERRLLAARLLADSRTVFIEDDPYGELRFLGEPQPPVYALRPEGTLLLGSFSKIASPGMRVGWMVADPEVRPKLVTAKQASDLHTSTLTQRILVRFLADNDLDAHIAVIRAAYGRQRDLMVARIQELFPPEVRCTRPEGGMFLWITLPEGVSAFDVFDAAIGEKVAFVPGGPFFTDGGGQNTMRLNFSNSDEERIDTGMRRLARCLEKVLAGSARTGGVAA; encoded by the coding sequence ATGGAAAAAACGCCAACCACATGGACTTTTGCAAAGCGCATGGCCAACGTGCGCCGTTCGTTCATCCGGGAAATCCTCAAGGTCACGGGCGACCCGTCGATCATCTCCTTCGCCGGCGGGCTGCCCCATCCGGGCCTTTTCCCGACGCGAGCCCTGGCCGAGGCCGCCCGGGCGGTCATCGCCGATTCGGGCTCGGCAAGCCTGCAATATTCCACCACCGAGGGCGACCCGGCCCTGCGGGAGTGGATCGCCGGGCGCTACGCGACCCGTTTCGGGCTCGAGGTGGATCCGGACGCAATCCTCGTCACCACCGGTTCCCAGCAGGCCCTGGACCTGGCGTCCAAGGTCCTTCTCGACCCCGGGGACCCGGTGCTGGTGGAGCGGCCGGGCTATATCGGGGCCATCCAGGCCTTTTCCCTGTATCAGGCCGCGTTTTCAAGCGTGGCCCTGGATGATGCGGGGCCGGACCCGGCCGGCCTGGAGGCGGCCCTGGCACACGGCGGTCCCAGGCTCTTCTACGCCGTGCCCAATTTCCAGAACCCCTCGGGCGTCACCTGGTCCGGGGAGCGGCGTCTCTTGGCCGCGCGTCTTCTGGCCGATTCCCGGACCGTGTTTATCGAGGACGATCCCTACGGCGAGTTGCGCTTTTTGGGCGAACCCCAGCCGCCGGTGTACGCCCTGCGGCCCGAGGGGACCCTGCTTCTGGGCTCATTCTCCAAGATCGCGTCCCCGGGGATGCGGGTGGGCTGGATGGTGGCCGACCCCGAGGTCAGGCCCAAACTGGTCACGGCCAAACAGGCCTCGGACCTGCACACCTCCACCCTGACCCAGCGCATCCTGGTCCGTTTCCTGGCCGACAACGACCTCGACGCCCACATCGCCGTGATCCGGGCGGCCTACGGACGCCAGCGCGACCTCATGGTGGCCCGCATCCAGGAACTTTTCCCGCCGGAGGTGCGCTGCACCAGGCCTGAAGGCGGCATGTTCCTGTGGATCACCCTGCCGGAAGGGGTCTCGGCCTTTGACGTCTTTGACGCGGCCATAGGGGAAAAGGTGGCCTTCGTGCCCGGCGGGCCGTTTTTCACGGACGGCGGCGGGCAAAACACCATGCGTCTGAATTTCTCCAATTCCGACGAGGAGCGCATCGACACGGGCATGCGGCGTCTGGCGCGCTGTCTGGAAAAGGTCCTGGCCGGATCGGCCCGGACTGGGGGAGTCGCCGCATGA
- a CDS encoding lysophospholipid acyltransferase family protein, with protein sequence MANLIFRLCLFPLTLVFSTLCWLCVGLGKNNAVSHRLECLWGRLVLLCGGIRVTADLSALAPGATYVFFANHQSNLDIPALFSVLSGYNFRFLAKDSLFRIPVFGPAMARVGHVSIERENRRKAMESIARAVEMVSSGVGLLIFPEGTRSTDFSTLGQFKTGGMIVALKCRCPVAPLIVTGSGRILPKGARRLRSGTIRITALPPVDVSRYTLKDRDAFKQDMETLMRNAYLEHIR encoded by the coding sequence ATGGCAAACCTGATCTTTCGCCTCTGCCTTTTTCCCCTGACCCTGGTTTTCAGCACCCTGTGCTGGCTGTGCGTGGGGCTTGGGAAAAACAACGCCGTCTCCCACCGTCTGGAGTGTCTGTGGGGACGGCTTGTGCTTTTGTGTGGCGGCATCCGGGTCACGGCCGACCTGTCCGCCCTGGCCCCGGGCGCGACCTACGTGTTTTTCGCCAACCACCAGAGCAACCTGGACATCCCGGCCCTTTTCTCGGTCCTTTCAGGCTATAACTTCCGGTTCCTGGCCAAGGACAGCCTGTTCCGCATCCCGGTCTTCGGCCCGGCCATGGCCCGGGTCGGGCATGTGTCCATCGAGCGGGAAAACCGCCGCAAGGCCATGGAGAGCATCGCCCGGGCCGTGGAGATGGTCTCCTCGGGCGTGGGGCTGCTCATCTTTCCCGAGGGCACCCGGAGCACGGACTTTTCCACCCTGGGCCAGTTCAAGACCGGCGGCATGATCGTGGCCCTGAAATGCCGCTGTCCGGTGGCCCCGCTCATCGTCACCGGCAGCGGGCGGATCCTGCCGAAAGGGGCCAGGCGCCTTCGGTCCGGGACCATCCGGATCACGGCCCTGCCGCCCGTGGACGTCTCGCGCTACACCCTGAAGGATCGCGACGCCTTCAAACAAGATATGGAAACCCTGATGCGAAACGCCTACCTGGAGCATATCCGATGA
- a CDS encoding ribonuclease J codes for MNQPPSSVTLYPLGGLGEIGLNCMVLVSGEDMVIVDCGLMFPDDSLFGIDVVIPRFDFILANKHKLRGIVVTHGHEDHIGALPWLLPYVDAPIFGSPLTLALVSKKLEEHNLKDFVTLTAVEKNQRIELGAFAFTFIEVCHSIVHGYGLGIETPAGKIVHTGDFKIDRNPMDGHATDLEAFARFSASGVTLMLSDSTNVEREGFSLTEREIKGALSDIFHVAKGRILVTLFSSHIQRMQEIFELAHETGRQVAVSGRSLFSNIEIAKNLGYLRIPPGTECTMDDLPGMPDDKVVLLVTGSQGEPLSALNRLSTGEHRQLRVHPGDTVLLSSRFIPGNVRAITRVINRLYKLGAEVLYEKVQAIHASGHAYREELGIMLDTVKPKFFIPVHGEYRHLVKHCRLAVTRGVARERAILLEDGNPVTFFAGGGIRLEEAIPVEHIYVDGKGVGDVGQSVLKERALLAGEGLVIVVLVVDEKTGEVTLGPNIMSKGFVFEQQYSHVLEDAKCIVWDIFENIPPGNPELLKERIRSSLRRFFRKILERDPVVVPLVITL; via the coding sequence ATGAACCAACCGCCATCCTCCGTGACCCTGTATCCCCTGGGAGGACTGGGGGAGATCGGGCTCAACTGCATGGTCCTGGTCAGCGGCGAGGACATGGTCATCGTGGACTGCGGACTGATGTTTCCGGACGATTCCCTGTTCGGCATCGACGTGGTCATCCCCCGCTTCGACTTCATCCTGGCCAACAAGCACAAGCTGCGGGGCATCGTGGTCACCCACGGCCACGAGGACCACATAGGCGCCCTGCCCTGGCTTTTGCCCTACGTGGACGCGCCGATCTTCGGCTCCCCCCTGACCCTGGCCCTGGTCTCGAAAAAGCTCGAGGAGCACAACCTCAAGGACTTCGTGACCCTGACCGCGGTCGAAAAAAACCAGCGCATCGAACTTGGGGCCTTCGCCTTCACCTTCATCGAGGTCTGCCATTCCATCGTGCACGGCTACGGCCTGGGCATCGAGACCCCGGCCGGAAAGATCGTGCACACCGGGGATTTCAAGATCGACAGGAACCCCATGGACGGCCACGCCACGGACCTCGAGGCCTTTGCCCGGTTCAGCGCCAGCGGGGTCACGCTTATGCTCTCGGACTCCACCAACGTGGAGCGCGAGGGATTTTCCCTGACCGAACGGGAGATCAAGGGCGCGCTCTCGGACATCTTCCACGTCGCCAAGGGCCGCATCCTGGTCACGCTTTTCTCCAGCCACATCCAGCGCATGCAGGAGATCTTCGAACTGGCCCACGAGACCGGCCGCCAGGTGGCCGTCAGCGGCAGAAGCCTTTTTTCCAACATCGAGATCGCCAAGAACCTGGGCTACCTGCGCATCCCGCCGGGCACCGAGTGCACCATGGACGACCTGCCCGGCATGCCCGACGACAAGGTGGTCCTTCTGGTCACCGGCTCCCAGGGCGAGCCCCTGTCGGCCCTGAACCGCCTGTCCACGGGCGAACACCGCCAACTGCGCGTGCATCCCGGCGACACCGTGCTTTTGTCCTCGCGATTCATCCCGGGCAACGTCCGGGCCATCACCCGGGTCATCAACCGGCTCTACAAGCTCGGGGCCGAGGTGCTCTACGAGAAGGTCCAGGCCATCCACGCCTCGGGCCACGCCTACCGCGAGGAACTGGGCATCATGCTGGACACGGTCAAGCCCAAATTCTTCATCCCGGTGCACGGCGAATACCGGCATCTGGTCAAGCACTGCCGTCTGGCCGTGACCCGGGGCGTGGCCAGGGAGCGGGCCATCCTTTTGGAGGACGGCAACCCCGTGACCTTTTTCGCCGGGGGCGGCATCCGCCTGGAGGAGGCCATCCCGGTGGAGCACATCTACGTGGACGGCAAGGGCGTGGGCGACGTGGGCCAGAGCGTGCTCAAGGAGCGGGCGCTTCTGGCCGGCGAGGGCCTGGTCATCGTGGTCTTGGTGGTGGACGAGAAGACCGGCGAGGTCACGCTGGGGCCGAACATCATGTCCAAGGGCTTCGTGTTCGAGCAGCAGTACAGCCACGTCCTGGAAGACGCCAAGTGTATCGTATGGGACATCTTCGAGAACATCCCGCCGGGCAATCCGGAGCTGCTCAAGGAGCGCATCCGCTCGTCGCTGCGGCGTTTTTTCCGCAAGATCCTGGAGCGCGACCCGGTGGTCGTGCCCCTGGTCATCACCCTTTGA
- a CDS encoding fumarylacetoacetate hydrolase family protein: MRVLRVRHQGKSFYASLFDDHVVCLDRGLGLDAPIPLSELSLLPPVAPSKVVCAAVNYRSHAAEVGREVPDEPVLFFKPPSAVIPAGQPIVLPRASSRVDYEAELAVVIGRACRNVSEDKVAGHIFGYACANDVTARDLQQKDGLYGRAKGFDTFAPIGPWIETEVPDTGNLAIRTLVNGEARQEGNTSDMIFPVPALLSFISRVMTLLPGDVVLTGTPPGIGPIAPGDEVRIEIAGVGVLINPVVAEGETLEGAPIQ; this comes from the coding sequence ATGCGCGTGCTTCGCGTGCGTCACCAGGGAAAAAGCTTCTATGCCTCGCTTTTCGACGACCATGTGGTCTGTCTGGACCGCGGCCTGGGCCTTGATGCGCCCATCCCGCTGTCCGAATTGAGCCTGCTGCCGCCCGTGGCCCCGAGCAAGGTGGTGTGCGCGGCGGTGAACTACCGCTCCCACGCCGCCGAGGTCGGCCGGGAGGTGCCGGACGAGCCCGTGCTTTTTTTCAAGCCGCCCTCGGCGGTGATCCCGGCCGGACAGCCCATCGTGCTGCCGCGCGCCTCGTCGCGCGTGGATTACGAGGCCGAGCTGGCCGTGGTCATCGGCCGGGCCTGCCGGAACGTGTCCGAGGACAAGGTGGCGGGGCACATCTTCGGCTACGCCTGCGCCAACGACGTGACCGCCCGGGACCTGCAGCAAAAGGACGGGCTGTACGGCCGGGCCAAGGGGTTCGACACCTTCGCGCCCATCGGGCCGTGGATCGAGACCGAGGTCCCGGACACGGGGAATCTGGCCATCCGGACCCTGGTAAACGGCGAGGCGCGCCAGGAGGGCAACACCTCGGACATGATCTTTCCGGTGCCGGCGCTTTTGAGCTTTATTTCGCGGGTGATGACGCTTCTGCCCGGCGACGTGGTGCTGACCGGGACGCCGCCGGGCATCGGCCCCATCGCGCCCGGCGACGAGGTGCGCATCGAGATCGCCGGGGTGGGGGTGCTGATCAACCCCGTGGTGGCCGAGGGGGAGACGCTGGAGGGTGCGCCGATACAGTGA
- the rpsB gene encoding 30S ribosomal protein S2 yields the protein MAYVSMKQLLETGVHFGHQTRRWNPKMRPFIFGARNGIHIIDLQQTVKLYQKAHDFIVDIISQGGKLIFVGTKRQAQESVKKEAERSGQFFVTNRWMGGMLTNFQTIKKSIERLKTLERMFEDGSISRFPKKEIVMMNREVTKLNLALGGIKDMDGLPQAAFIIDPKREEIAVQECRKLGIPVVAVVDSNCDPDLIDYIIPGNDDAIRAIKLFAASIAEACLEGEAMHKERDPREAEKAAKAAEKAPEKPVEETPVEVETSKEDA from the coding sequence ATGGCGTACGTCAGCATGAAGCAGCTCCTGGAGACCGGCGTCCACTTCGGTCACCAGACCCGCCGCTGGAACCCCAAAATGCGCCCCTTCATCTTCGGCGCCCGCAACGGCATCCACATCATCGACCTGCAGCAGACCGTCAAACTCTACCAGAAGGCCCACGACTTCATCGTGGACATCATCTCGCAGGGCGGCAAGCTCATCTTCGTGGGCACCAAGCGCCAGGCCCAGGAATCGGTCAAGAAAGAGGCCGAACGTTCCGGCCAGTTCTTCGTCACCAACCGGTGGATGGGCGGCATGCTCACCAACTTCCAGACCATCAAGAAGAGCATCGAGCGCCTAAAGACCCTGGAACGCATGTTCGAGGACGGATCCATCAGCCGTTTCCCCAAAAAGGAAATCGTGATGATGAACCGCGAGGTGACCAAGCTCAATCTCGCCCTGGGCGGCATCAAGGACATGGACGGCCTGCCCCAGGCCGCCTTCATCATCGATCCCAAGCGCGAGGAGATCGCGGTCCAGGAATGCCGCAAGCTCGGCATCCCGGTGGTCGCCGTGGTGGATAGCAACTGCGATCCGGACCTGATCGACTACATCATCCCGGGCAACGACGACGCCATCCGGGCCATCAAGCTTTTCGCCGCCTCCATCGCCGAGGCCTGCCTGGAAGGCGAGGCCATGCACAAGGAGCGCGACCCCAGGGAGGCCGAGAAGGCCGCCAAGGCCGCCGAGAAGGCCCCCGAAAAACCCGTTGAGGAAACACCGGTCGAGGTGGAAACAAGCAAGGAGGACGCGTAA
- the tsf gene encoding translation elongation factor Ts — MAEISAQAVKTLRDKTGAGMMDCKKALQECGGDEEKAIGWLREKGLSKAQKRAGRATSEGVVGSYIHSTGKIGVMVEVKCETDFVARSDRFLEFAKNVAMQIAAANPVCLSAAEVPADLLAKEREIYKHQAMAEGKPEQIAEKIVDGRVKKFYKEICLLEQPFIKDDKVSIQDLLNELVGVIGENVQIGRFVRFALGEDAK, encoded by the coding sequence ATGGCTGAGATATCCGCCCAGGCGGTCAAAACCCTGCGCGACAAGACCGGCGCGGGCATGATGGATTGCAAAAAGGCCCTGCAGGAATGCGGCGGCGACGAGGAAAAGGCCATTGGCTGGCTGCGCGAAAAGGGCCTGTCCAAGGCCCAGAAGCGCGCCGGACGGGCCACCTCCGAAGGCGTCGTGGGCTCCTATATCCACTCCACCGGCAAGATCGGGGTCATGGTCGAGGTCAAATGCGAGACCGACTTCGTGGCCCGCTCGGACCGCTTCCTGGAATTCGCCAAGAACGTGGCCATGCAGATCGCCGCGGCCAACCCGGTGTGTCTGTCCGCCGCCGAGGTCCCGGCCGACCTTCTGGCCAAGGAACGCGAGATTTACAAGCACCAGGCCATGGCCGAGGGCAAGCCCGAGCAGATCGCCGAAAAGATCGTCGATGGCCGGGTGAAAAAGTTCTACAAGGAAATCTGCCTGCTGGAACAGCCCTTCATCAAGGACGACAAGGTCTCCATCCAGGACCTGCTAAACGAACTGGTGGGCGTTATCGGCGAAAATGTCCAAATCGGGCGCTTCGTGCGCTTCGCCCTGGGCGAAGACGCCAAATAG
- the pyrH gene encoding UMP kinase, with protein MASLRFSRILLKISGEALAGGRPFGLDTATIGAFCRDIAQAVAAGAQVSLVIGGGNIFRGVSEQAAGMERSSADYMGMLATVLNALAVQDALEKLGLSTRVMSAIAMREVCEPYIRRRAMRHLEKGRVVICAAGTGNPYFTTDTAAALRAMELHAQAILKGTKVDGVYDKDPVKHADAVKFERLSYMDVLKKQLRVMDATAISLAMDNNLPIVVFNMFATGNLTRVLSGEQVGTLVEGE; from the coding sequence ATGGCCAGTTTGCGATTCTCTCGGATTTTGCTTAAGATAAGCGGTGAAGCTTTGGCCGGCGGGCGCCCGTTCGGCCTGGACACGGCCACCATCGGCGCGTTTTGCCGGGACATCGCCCAGGCCGTCGCGGCCGGGGCCCAGGTGTCCCTGGTCATCGGCGGGGGCAACATCTTTCGCGGCGTGTCCGAACAGGCCGCGGGCATGGAACGGTCCTCGGCCGATTACATGGGCATGCTGGCCACGGTCCTAAACGCCCTGGCCGTGCAGGACGCCCTGGAGAAACTCGGACTGTCCACCCGGGTCATGTCCGCCATCGCCATGCGGGAGGTTTGCGAGCCGTACATCCGCCGCCGGGCCATGCGCCACCTGGAAAAGGGCCGGGTGGTCATCTGCGCCGCCGGAACCGGGAATCCCTATTTCACCACGGACACCGCCGCCGCCCTGCGGGCCATGGAACTGCACGCCCAGGCCATCCTCAAGGGCACCAAGGTGGACGGCGTCTACGACAAGGACCCGGTCAAACATGCCGACGCGGTCAAATTCGAACGGCTTTCGTACATGGATGTCCTGAAAAAACAACTGCGGGTCATGGACGCCACGGCCATTTCCCTGGCCATGGACAACAACCTGCCCATCGTGGTGTTTAATATGTTCGCGACCGGAAACCTCACCCGGGTGCTCTCCGGGGAACAGGTGGGAACACTCGTCGAAGGAGAATGA
- the frr gene encoding ribosome recycling factor: protein MREAIKDAEDKMKKALASLDKEFSRLRTGRASTSLLDGIRVDYYGTPTPLDQIASVSTPDSRTITIQPWDRKAFSDVEKAILKSDLGLTPVNDGKIIRIGIPPLTEERRKDLVKVAKKYTEEAKVAVRNVRRDVNEVLKKLKSDKSISEDEQHKGQEEVQKLTDAYVAKTDAALAKKEKEIMEI from the coding sequence ATGCGCGAAGCCATTAAAGACGCCGAAGACAAAATGAAAAAGGCCCTGGCCAGCCTGGACAAGGAATTTTCGCGCCTGCGTACCGGACGGGCCTCCACCAGCCTCCTGGACGGCATCCGCGTGGACTACTACGGGACCCCCACCCCGCTCGACCAGATCGCCTCCGTGTCCACCCCCGACTCCCGGACCATCACCATCCAGCCCTGGGACCGCAAGGCCTTCTCCGACGTGGAAAAGGCCATCCTCAAGTCCGATCTGGGGCTGACCCCGGTCAACGACGGCAAGATCATCCGCATCGGCATCCCCCCCCTGACCGAGGAACGCCGCAAGGACCTGGTCAAGGTGGCCAAGAAGTACACCGAGGAGGCCAAGGTGGCCGTGCGCAACGTCCGCCGCGACGTCAACGAGGTCCTCAAGAAATTGAAAAGCGACAAGTCCATCTCCGAGGACGAACAGCACAAGGGCCAGGAGGAGGTCCAGAAACTCACCGACGCCTACGTGGCCAAGACCGATGCCGCCCTCGCTAAAAAAGAAAAAGAAATCATGGAGATATAG
- the uppS gene encoding polyprenyl diphosphate synthase: MAVIMDGNGRWATKRGLPRSDGHKAGTEAARAVVTRCRERGIGHLTLYTFSKENWGRPKDEISFLFDLLTRFVSREADTLLERGIRLTVFGELAGLPLTPRQALAHVIKKTAGCRDMRLNLALNYSGREEILRACRALAAKGVPPADITDERFAAELYTAGQPDPDLVIRTSGELRISNYLLWQSAYSEFYFPETLWPDFTAAEFDKAIEEYRSRRRRFGLTGDQTEKI, encoded by the coding sequence GTGGCCGTGATCATGGACGGCAACGGCCGGTGGGCCACAAAGCGCGGGCTGCCGCGCAGCGACGGCCACAAGGCCGGGACCGAGGCGGCCAGGGCCGTGGTCACCCGCTGCCGGGAACGCGGAATCGGGCATCTCACCTTGTACACCTTCTCCAAGGAAAACTGGGGAAGGCCCAAGGACGAGATCTCGTTTCTGTTCGACCTCTTGACCCGCTTCGTCAGCCGCGAGGCCGACACCCTGCTCGAGCGCGGCATCAGGCTGACGGTTTTCGGGGAGTTGGCCGGCCTGCCCCTGACCCCGCGCCAGGCCCTTGCCCATGTCATCAAAAAGACCGCCGGCTGCCGGGACATGCGCCTGAACCTGGCCCTCAACTATTCCGGCCGGGAAGAGATCCTGCGCGCCTGCCGGGCGCTCGCGGCCAAGGGCGTCCCCCCGGCGGACATCACCGACGAACGCTTCGCGGCCGAGCTGTACACCGCCGGGCAACCCGATCCGGACCTGGTCATCCGCACCAGCGGCGAACTGCGCATCAGCAACTATCTGTTGTGGCAGTCGGCCTACAGCGAATTTTATTTCCCGGAGACGCTGTGGCCGGATTTCACGGCCGCCGAATTCGACAAGGCCATCGAGGAGTACCGCTCTCGTCGCAGGCGGTTCGGACTGACCGGGGATCAGACGGAAAAAATCTGA
- a CDS encoding metal-sensitive transcriptional regulator: protein MHNLEEQEALRKTILSRLKRIEGQVRGVQKMIESGKECEDILVQVRAVRSALNAASGLILRRYLSRCQEEALLAEGGDSRRVLEKFIQVMANFMDH, encoded by the coding sequence ATGCACAATCTTGAGGAGCAGGAAGCCCTGCGAAAAACCATCCTTTCCCGGCTCAAGCGCATCGAGGGCCAGGTCCGTGGCGTCCAGAAGATGATCGAGAGCGGCAAGGAATGCGAGGATATCCTGGTGCAGGTCCGGGCCGTGCGTTCCGCCCTCAACGCCGCCAGCGGGCTCATCCTGCGGCGATACCTGTCGCGTTGCCAGGAGGAGGCCCTTCTGGCCGAGGGCGGGGACAGCCGCCGGGTCCTGGAAAAATTCATCCAGGTCATGGCCAATTTCATGGACCACTAG
- a CDS encoding DUF2975 domain-containing protein, producing MDNLGRIRSVSRNFKVLCTALMALLPLFLAAYWALLNELPRSMLEPLPVAPSGALGPGLRLLGFLATMIPCGVLLYALWRLRRLFSLYMAGRIFGPENVACYRALGKTLMCWAGAAFVQTPLLSIIATLPNPPGTRLLMLGVGSGELGFLFLGGLVLLVSWVMDEGRRLDEEQALTV from the coding sequence ATGGACAATCTCGGTCGCATCCGCTCCGTCAGCCGGAATTTCAAGGTCCTGTGCACGGCCCTTATGGCCCTTCTCCCCCTGTTTCTGGCGGCCTACTGGGCCTTGCTCAACGAACTGCCCCGGTCCATGCTGGAGCCTCTGCCCGTGGCCCCGTCCGGAGCCCTTGGTCCCGGCCTGCGCCTGCTCGGGTTTCTGGCCACCATGATCCCGTGCGGCGTGCTCCTGTACGCCCTGTGGCGGCTGCGGCGGCTTTTTTCCCTGTACATGGCGGGGCGCATCTTCGGCCCGGAAAACGTGGCCTGCTACCGCGCCCTGGGCAAGACCCTCATGTGCTGGGCCGGAGCGGCCTTCGTGCAGACGCCCCTTTTGTCCATCATCGCCACCCTGCCCAACCCCCCGGGAACCAGGCTGTTGATGCTCGGGGTCGGTTCCGGCGAACTGGGCTTCCTGTTTTTGGGGGGCCTGGTCCTTCTGGTGTCCTGGGTCATGGACGAGGGCCGCCGGCTCGACGAGGAACAGGCCCTGACCGTCTGA